A window of the Sphaerobacter thermophilus DSM 20745 genome harbors these coding sequences:
- a CDS encoding cold-shock protein produces MTTGTVKWYDPEKGYGFIARDDGDSDLFVHRSAISGSELNEGDRVEFDVTSSPKGPRAEHVRVTEPNLNPPRRRRYA; encoded by the coding sequence ATGACCACCGGTACGGTCAAATGGTACGACCCGGAGAAGGGGTACGGGTTCATCGCGCGAGACGACGGGGATAGCGACCTCTTCGTTCACCGCAGCGCCATCTCGGGTAGTGAACTAAACGAGGGTGACCGCGTCGAGTTCGATGTCACAAGCAGCCCCAAAGGGCCGCGGGCCGAGCACGTTCGCGTGACCGAGCCGAATCTGAACCCGCCGCGGCGCAGGCGCTACGCGTAG
- a CDS encoding LLM class F420-dependent oxidoreductase, producing MRIGVILPQTEIGTDPAVIREYVQTAEGLGYTHIACYEHVVGVDTSTRPGWTGPYTVDSLFHEPMVLYGYLAAFTKLELVTTVVVLPQRQTVLVAKQAAEVDLLTGGRFRLGVGVGWNEAEYIALNENFHNRGRRIEEQIEVMRLLWTQRVVTYEGRWHNLPGVGINPLPVQRPIPIWMGGRSEPAYRRIGRLADGWQPQFPPTDEGLEIVERVRQYAREAGRDPATLGLEPRITIGQSTPDEWHWQVERWRKAGATHLLINTLGMGLSSPRDHIAAIERIARELGVGRA from the coding sequence ATGCGTATCGGGGTGATCCTGCCGCAGACCGAGATCGGCACCGACCCGGCCGTAATCCGGGAGTATGTGCAGACGGCCGAGGGGCTCGGCTATACGCATATCGCCTGCTACGAGCACGTCGTTGGTGTCGACACCAGCACGCGCCCCGGGTGGACCGGTCCGTACACGGTCGACAGCCTGTTCCACGAGCCGATGGTGCTCTACGGCTATCTCGCGGCGTTCACCAAACTCGAGCTGGTGACCACGGTGGTGGTGCTCCCACAGCGGCAGACGGTCCTGGTGGCCAAGCAGGCCGCCGAGGTCGATCTCCTCACCGGCGGGCGCTTCCGCCTCGGCGTCGGCGTGGGCTGGAACGAGGCCGAATACATCGCGCTGAACGAGAACTTCCACAACCGCGGCCGGCGGATCGAGGAGCAGATCGAGGTCATGCGCCTGCTCTGGACCCAGCGCGTGGTCACCTACGAGGGGCGCTGGCACAACCTGCCCGGCGTCGGCATCAACCCGCTACCGGTTCAGCGGCCGATTCCGATCTGGATGGGTGGTCGGTCGGAGCCAGCCTATCGGCGCATCGGCCGGCTGGCCGACGGCTGGCAGCCACAGTTCCCGCCCACCGACGAGGGGCTGGAGATCGTCGAGCGGGTGCGGCAGTACGCCCGGGAGGCCGGCCGGGACCCCGCCACGCTCGGACTGGAACCCCGCATCACCATCGGCCAATCCACGCCCGATGAGTGGCACTGGCAGGTGGAACGCTGGCGGAAGGCCGGTGCCACGCACCTGCTCATCAACACGCTCGGCATGGGCCTCTCCTCACCCCGCGACCATATCGCCGCCATCGAGCGCATCGCTCGGGAGTTGGGCGTAGGGCGCGCCTGA
- a CDS encoding M20/M25/M40 family metallo-hydrolase, whose translation MAERYREKAHAIEWVDANAGRLSEFHLEIWNYAEPAWREYKSARAYCEFLRSEGFEVEEGSGDMPTAFVARFGDGGPVLGAYAEYDAVPGNSQQPVPYRAPREGLHPWAAGHTDPHSMLGVAGLTGVLAAKAAMEKYGIKGTLVFFGEPAEKVCGSKPIHAAKGYYDGFDAFIAYHPWPQNTVEWDTHFGAYWSCVFTFECVAPEEWADRSLLPAEAGPRAVPRCPGAIDALCLMYTTTKYTKEAMFPHTGSWTINEFILAAGDATADNLPPRFSQIQYAWRSPSLGLQEQIYRILENNARHAAAATGCEVSVQWVSKTRVGLPNHAMADLTYRNLELVGPPKLSEAAREFGRAIQANLGLEPMANPFPDEVEQLLPPQEYEERVRHGLPAWQHHIGADDYVEYMWHAPTVRLLTGRPRLRPPHPQYQYPNWTYLALGGRSEVVDPGMFVAGKTIAATLLDLLTRPDELARAKAEFVERTGGGVGGSKWVPPLLPRDIIPPIDLRWPEYIRTERGEEWTLPTPIPNAAQKLT comes from the coding sequence TGGCCGAACGATACCGCGAAAAGGCCCATGCGATAGAGTGGGTCGATGCCAACGCGGGAAGGCTGTCCGAGTTCCACCTCGAGATCTGGAACTACGCGGAACCAGCCTGGCGGGAGTACAAGTCCGCGCGGGCGTATTGCGAGTTCCTGCGCAGTGAGGGCTTCGAGGTGGAGGAAGGCTCCGGCGACATGCCGACCGCCTTCGTCGCCCGGTTCGGCGACGGTGGTCCGGTGCTCGGCGCCTATGCGGAGTACGACGCGGTTCCGGGCAACTCGCAGCAGCCGGTGCCGTACCGGGCGCCGCGCGAAGGGTTGCACCCGTGGGCCGCGGGTCACACCGACCCGCACTCGATGCTCGGTGTGGCCGGGTTGACCGGGGTGCTGGCAGCCAAGGCGGCGATGGAGAAGTACGGGATCAAAGGCACGCTCGTCTTCTTCGGCGAGCCCGCCGAGAAGGTCTGCGGCTCAAAGCCGATCCACGCCGCCAAGGGCTACTACGATGGATTTGACGCCTTCATCGCCTACCACCCGTGGCCGCAGAACACGGTCGAGTGGGATACCCACTTCGGCGCCTACTGGAGCTGCGTGTTCACCTTCGAGTGTGTGGCGCCGGAAGAGTGGGCGGATCGGTCGCTCCTGCCGGCGGAGGCCGGCCCGCGGGCTGTGCCGCGCTGCCCGGGCGCGATCGACGCGCTCTGCTTGATGTACACCACCACCAAGTACACCAAGGAGGCCATGTTCCCGCACACCGGTAGCTGGACCATCAATGAGTTCATCCTGGCTGCCGGCGATGCGACGGCTGACAACCTTCCCCCGCGATTCAGCCAGATTCAGTACGCGTGGCGCTCCCCCTCGCTCGGCCTGCAGGAGCAGATCTACCGCATCCTGGAAAACAACGCCCGCCATGCCGCCGCCGCGACCGGGTGCGAGGTGTCGGTGCAGTGGGTCTCCAAGACCCGGGTGGGCCTACCGAACCATGCCATGGCCGACCTGACCTACCGGAACCTGGAGCTCGTGGGGCCACCGAAGCTGAGCGAGGCCGCTCGGGAGTTCGGCCGCGCCATCCAGGCCAATCTCGGACTGGAGCCCATGGCCAACCCGTTCCCCGATGAGGTCGAGCAGTTGCTCCCACCGCAGGAGTATGAGGAGCGGGTGCGACACGGCCTCCCGGCGTGGCAACACCACATCGGTGCCGACGACTACGTGGAGTACATGTGGCACGCCCCCACGGTGCGGCTGCTAACGGGGCGCCCGCGCCTGCGGCCGCCGCATCCGCAGTACCAGTACCCGAACTGGACCTATCTGGCGTTGGGTGGACGGTCGGAGGTCGTCGATCCGGGCATGTTCGTCGCGGGCAAGACCATCGCGGCGACGCTGCTCGATCTGCTGACCCGGCCCGACGAGCTGGCCCGCGCCAAGGCAGAGTTCGTCGAGCGCACCGGCGGCGGTGTCGGCGGTTCCAAGTGGGTACCGCCGCTGCTGCCGCGGGACATCATCCCACCGATCGATCTCCGCTGGCCCGAGTACATCCGCACCGAGCGCGGTGAGGAGTGGACTCTGCCGACCCCGATTCCGAACGCGGCTCAGAAGCTCACCTGA
- a CDS encoding NAD(P)H-dependent flavin oxidoreductase codes for MLHTPLCDLLGIEHPIVSAPMAGTATADLVAAVSAAGGFGLLGGTSLGGPEWLREQIRAVRELTDRPFGVGFISSAPGTADLMAVALEERVAAVSHSFADPTPWIEPAHRAGVKVLVQVQTVAQAVTAARAGADAIAAQGVEAGGHAGTTSATLPLVPAVVDAVGTIPVLAAGGIADGRGLAAALMLGAAGVWMGTRFVASNEWAGGEWAKARVVAASTDDAVQTRVYDLIASAPFPEWTADRVIRNPFVDAWQPREDEIPTHAAALRKQIEAAQSDGDAEVAAVRAGNVAGLIHTVEPAGEIVRWVAAEAERLLQERPAQILR; via the coding sequence ATGCTCCACACCCCGCTCTGTGACCTCCTGGGAATCGAGCATCCGATCGTCAGCGCGCCGATGGCAGGGACCGCCACGGCGGACCTGGTCGCGGCGGTCTCGGCAGCAGGGGGCTTCGGGCTCCTGGGCGGCACCAGCCTCGGCGGGCCGGAGTGGCTGCGCGAGCAGATCCGTGCCGTCCGAGAACTGACCGATCGCCCCTTCGGTGTCGGCTTCATCTCCTCCGCCCCCGGCACTGCCGACCTGATGGCGGTCGCCCTGGAGGAGCGGGTCGCGGCCGTCAGTCACTCGTTCGCCGACCCGACGCCGTGGATCGAACCCGCCCACCGAGCCGGGGTCAAGGTACTGGTCCAGGTGCAGACGGTCGCCCAGGCCGTGACGGCGGCACGCGCGGGCGCGGACGCCATCGCCGCCCAGGGCGTTGAGGCCGGTGGCCACGCGGGGACCACGAGTGCCACGCTCCCGCTCGTCCCGGCCGTGGTCGATGCGGTGGGCACGATCCCCGTGCTCGCGGCCGGGGGCATCGCCGACGGACGCGGGCTGGCCGCGGCGCTCATGCTGGGCGCCGCCGGCGTCTGGATGGGCACGCGCTTTGTCGCGAGCAACGAGTGGGCCGGCGGGGAGTGGGCCAAGGCTCGCGTCGTCGCGGCTTCAACCGACGATGCCGTCCAGACGCGCGTCTACGACCTCATCGCCAGCGCACCCTTCCCGGAGTGGACCGCCGACCGGGTCATCCGCAACCCCTTCGTCGACGCCTGGCAGCCGCGGGAGGACGAGATCCCGACCCACGCCGCGGCGCTGCGCAAGCAGATCGAGGCGGCGCAAAGCGATGGGGACGCCGAGGTGGCGGCCGTGCGGGCCGGGAACGTGGCCGGACTGATCCACACCGTCGAACCGGCCGGGGAGATCGTGCGGTGGGTCGCAGCTGAGGCCGAGCGGCTCCTGCAGGAACGCCCGGCCCAGATTCTGCGATAG